The Alphaproteobacteria bacterium nucleotide sequence TTGCTATGGATTTCCCAGCGCGGCGCGGTGTTCCCGACGCTTGGCCTGACACCCATGATCAAGGCCCTGATCGCCGCCATCATCGGCGGTCTGACGAACCCCAAGGGGGCGCTCTATGGCGGCTTCCTGCTGGGCGCCCTGGAGGCCACCCTTTTGAGCATCCTGCCCGACGAACTTGTCGTCTTCCGTGATGCTGCCGTGCTGCTGATCCTGATATTTTTCCTGGTTTTCCGGCCCAACGGCATCATCGCCACCAACCCGGAACCGATGCGATGAGCAAACACTTGCCTCGGGGACTTGTGCCGGGCCGCCGGGCGGCGTACAAATGACCATGCTTTTTGTATACAGTATCCAAAAATAGGGTGAGGCCGAAAATGTGTGGAATTGCCGGAAGGATCTTGGGGGCGCCGGGAACGGTGGGCGCCGACCTGGTGGGCCTGATGGAAGCGCAGCGCCATCGGGGCGCCGATTCCACGGGTTTCGCGCTTTATGGCGAGGCCTTGGAGCAGGGCTACATCGTCCGCGCCATGGCTTCCCGGCGCGATCGTCTGTCCGACGATTTACAGGACTTTCTCGATATCCTGCGGGAATTCGGCTCCGATTTCATGGCCGATCCCAGCCATGACGATGCCAGCAGCGAACATGTTTCACTGCGCCTGACCATCACCGACCCCAGCGATTTTGCCGCCTGGTCGCGCCAAGCCGACGAGATCTGCGAGCGCATCGAAATCCAGTCGGTGGGTCGTTCGCTGGAAATCATCAAGGATCTGGGCGGCGCCAAGGAGGTGGCGGACAAGCATGGCATCCGTGATTTCATCGGTACCCACGGTCTCGGCCACGCCCGGCTGGCGACCGAATCCTCGGTCTCACCTACCGCCAGCCACCCCTTCTGGGCCCGGCCCTTTCCCGACATCGCCATCGTTCACAACGGCCAAATCACCGACTACTACACCTGGCGCGACAAGCTCGAGCAGGCCGGCTATCGCTTCATGACCTACAACGACAGCGAACTGATCGCCGTCTGGATTTCCGACCAGATGTCGAAAGGGCTGACCCAGGCCGAAGCGCTGGAGCGCTCCATTTCCGAAATCGACGGTGTCTTTACCTACCTGATCTCGAACACCGAGAGCATGGGTTTCGCCAAGGACCGCTGGGCCATCAAGCCCCTGGTCGCCGTCGAGGAAGCCGGCGAGATGGCGGTGGCGACGGAGGAACAAGCGGTTCGCACGGTTTATCCCGGCGACCATGTGGTCGACAACTACGACGGGCCCAGCATGACCAATACCTGGCCGATCGCTGCCTTGAAGGAAGCGGCATGAGCGAGCGTATCGTTATCGTTGGCGATCGCCCGATCCGGGAGGTCAACAAGGAAATTCGGGCCACCCTGGGCGAAGGCCAGCGCACCATCGTCAAGGATACGCGCTCGCGGCACAATCTGGGCATTGGCCTGCCGAAAGGTTCGGATCTGCTGTTCGAAGGCAGCGTCGGCTACTACTGCGGCGGTCTCAACGACGGCGCCCGCATCGAAGTCGAACGCAACGTCGGCTGGTCGGTGGGCGAAGCCATGGCCAGCGGCGAGATCCTGATCCATGGCTACGCCGGTATGTCGGTTGGGGCCTCCATGCGCGGCGGCCTGATCCACATCCGGGGGGATGCCGGGCCGCGCTGCGGCGTTGCCATGAAAGGCGGCGACATCATCGTCGAAGGCCAGGTCGGCTACATGTCGGGCTTCATGGCGCACGCCGGTCGCATTATCGCGCTAGGGGGCGCCGGCGAAGCGACGGCCGATTCGCTGTGGGGCGGCGAAGTCTGGGTCGCCGGCCCCATCCAATCGCTGGGCGTCGATTCCAAGACGATTGAGCCGACGCCCGAGGAGGTGGCTTCGGTGGAGCAGCTCCTGGCCAGCCGTGGTCTCGGGGACAACGCGCGAGACTGGCAAAAAATCGTTTCCGCCCAACGTCTTTGGCATTTTGAAAGTAGGGACGCAAGCGCATGGCTGATGATCTGACTTCGGGCTACGAATACCCCTTCGAAATGCCGACCGAGGAAGCGGTTGCCATGACGGACGGCGGCGTCGCCGAACGTCCGGCCGGCGTGCCGGCATCCTATGACCGGGGCGAATCGGTAAGCTGGACGCCGGAATCGATCTCCGAAATCCATGCCCTGTCGCGCCTCGGCCGCTACCAGATCCGGGGTTTCAACTCCTTCAATCACCGCTTGCCGACGTTCGACGACTTGACCTTCGT carries:
- a CDS encoding class II glutamine amidotransferase produces the protein MGAPGTVGADLVGLMEAQRHRGADSTGFALYGEALEQGYIVRAMASRRDRLSDDLQDFLDILREFGSDFMADPSHDDASSEHVSLRLTITDPSDFAAWSRQADEICERIEIQSVGRSLEIIKDLGGAKEVADKHGIRDFIGTHGLGHARLATESSVSPTASHPFWARPFPDIAIVHNGQITDYYTWRDKLEQAGYRFMTYNDSELIAVWISDQMSKGLTQAEALERSISEIDGVFTYLISNTESMGFAKDRWAIKPLVAVEEAGEMAVATEEQAVRTVYPGDHVVDNYDGPSMTNTWPIAALKEAA
- a CDS encoding glutamate synthase, which produces MSERIVIVGDRPIREVNKEIRATLGEGQRTIVKDTRSRHNLGIGLPKGSDLLFEGSVGYYCGGLNDGARIEVERNVGWSVGEAMASGEILIHGYAGMSVGASMRGGLIHIRGDAGPRCGVAMKGGDIIVEGQVGYMSGFMAHAGRIIALGGAGEATADSLWGGEVWVAGPIQSLGVDSKTIEPTPEEVASVEQLLASRGLGDNARDWQKIVSAQRLWHFESRDASAWLMI